Proteins encoded together in one Thalassotalea crassostreae window:
- the moaD gene encoding molybdopterin converting factor subunit 1 → MINVLFFAAIREQLDCEQLEIKSEHIETIADLKQQLATKGKDWQQVFQDSTLLAALNQDMAEDTAPLSANDTVAFFPPVTGG, encoded by the coding sequence ATGATTAATGTATTATTTTTCGCTGCCATTAGAGAACAACTGGATTGCGAACAGTTAGAAATCAAAAGTGAACATATAGAGACCATCGCTGACCTAAAGCAACAGTTGGCGACTAAAGGCAAGGATTGGCAGCAAGTTTTTCAAGACAGCACCCTACTTGCCGCATTAAATCAAGATATGGCAGAAGACACCGCGCCATTGTCAGCCAATGATACGGTCGCCTTCTTTCCTCCAGTAACTGGCGGCTAA
- the moaE gene encoding molybdopterin synthase catalytic subunit MoaE — translation MINSIKVQLEDFDFAKEVDTLEKENISDGALVTFVGRVRNQNDGCQVEHLHLEHYAGMTEKCLTKITEQAREKWQLGNISVIHRFGTLTLGEKIVFVGVTSKHRQDAFQAAEFIMDYLKVQAPFWKKELTEHGERWVSAKEKDNKEASKW, via the coding sequence ATGATTAACAGTATTAAAGTTCAACTTGAAGACTTTGATTTTGCAAAGGAAGTTGATACCTTAGAAAAAGAAAACATCAGTGATGGCGCATTGGTGACTTTTGTTGGCCGTGTGCGCAACCAAAATGATGGGTGCCAAGTAGAACATTTACATCTTGAACACTATGCTGGGATGACTGAAAAATGTTTAACCAAGATAACCGAGCAAGCACGAGAAAAGTGGCAATTAGGCAACATCAGTGTTATTCATCGCTTTGGCACTCTAACTCTCGGTGAAAAAATTGTGTTTGTGGGTGTTACCAGTAAACATCGACAAGATGCGTTTCAAGCTGCAGAATTCATTATGGATTATTTGAAAGTGCAAGCGCCATTTTGGAAAAAAGAACTTACAGAACACGGAGAACGTTGGGTAAGCGCTAAAGAAAAAGATAATAAAGAGGCTAGTAAGTGGTAG